A window of the Arcobacter sp. F155 genome harbors these coding sequences:
- a CDS encoding ABC transporter ATP-binding protein, translating into MLEINSFSNHILKDISFSLKENENLIILGANGAGKSTLAKVLSNLISNDKVILQNKNITSLDDNQRAKLINYIPPKLEIFDEYISVYEFLELSFIENINKEKIDKTIALLKLEKIKNRACNDLSSGEKQLLLLASSIIHNAKITIFDELTANMDITRVKEAFEIFNSQYLQQKIIITHNLDLAFHLKYKVLYLDDGEVKFFGESSEFFSKEILEKIYHNCLEVVNNHLVVKL; encoded by the coding sequence ATGTTAGAGATAAATAGTTTTTCAAATCATATTTTAAAAGATATTTCATTTTCTTTGAAAGAGAATGAAAATCTTATAATCCTTGGTGCCAATGGAGCAGGGAAATCAACCTTAGCAAAAGTTCTTTCAAATCTTATCTCAAATGACAAAGTAATACTACAAAATAAAAATATTACTTCTTTAGATGATAATCAAAGAGCAAAATTAATAAACTATATTCCTCCAAAACTTGAAATATTTGATGAGTATATCTCTGTTTACGAGTTTTTAGAATTATCTTTTATAGAGAACATAAATAAAGAAAAAATTGATAAAACAATAGCTTTACTAAAACTAGAAAAAATCAAAAATAGGGCTTGTAATGACCTAAGTTCTGGGGAAAAACAGCTTTTATTACTTGCTTCAAGTATTATTCATAATGCTAAGATTACTATCTTTGATGAATTAACTGCAAATATGGATATCACAAGAGTAAAAGAGGCTTTTGAGATTTTTAATTCACAGTATTTACAACAAAAGATAATCATAACTCATAATTTAGACTTAGCTTTTCATTTAAAATACAAAGTTTTATATTTAGATGATGGAGAAGTTAAGTTCTTTGGAGAAAGTTCTGAGTTTTTCTCAAAAGAGATTTTAGAAAAGATTTATCATAACTGCCTAGAAGTAGTAAATA